From the genome of Actinomycetota bacterium, one region includes:
- a CDS encoding thiolase family protein: MEKVAIIGVGYTKYAQNSPLTFAEMVFEATTKALEDAGITRDEVDNVVSVSSDFWDGRTISSMAISDASGAYGKDITTVEGDGTFGALYGMMRILSGSFGVSIVCAHHKGTESNMNGITNCAFDPLVERKLGLDAVSSAALQARRYMSKYGLLEEQFALVSVKNHGNAKKNPIALLPMDITVEDVMNSRKVADPLKVLDCSPVTDGACTLILAAERQAKKLTTNKKRVWMKGVGHCSDAFRLGDRDLADMRALKKAAKRAYEMAGISDPLKEIDFAEVYDAFSYMEPLWLEGLGICDDGKGCEYLERGWFNADGKFPVNVSGGRLSANPVQSAGLYAMAEAVLQLRGEAGERQLDGVETALVHGINGMCGQSHCVWVLGR, translated from the coding sequence ATGGAAAAAGTGGCGATCATCGGTGTAGGCTATACCAAGTACGCGCAGAACAGCCCCCTGACCTTCGCGGAGATGGTCTTCGAGGCCACCACCAAGGCCCTGGAGGACGCGGGCATCACCCGCGACGAGGTGGACAACGTGGTCTCGGTCTCCAGCGATTTCTGGGACGGGCGCACCATCTCCAGCATGGCCATCTCCGACGCTTCGGGAGCCTACGGCAAGGACATCACCACCGTGGAAGGCGACGGCACCTTCGGCGCTCTCTACGGCATGATGCGCATCCTCTCGGGTTCCTTCGGGGTCTCCATCGTCTGCGCCCACCACAAGGGCACGGAGAGCAACATGAACGGCATCACCAACTGCGCCTTCGACCCCCTGGTTGAGCGCAAGCTGGGGCTGGACGCCGTGTCCTCCGCCGCACTACAGGCGCGCCGCTACATGAGCAAGTACGGCCTACTGGAAGAGCAGTTCGCCCTGGTGTCGGTGAAGAACCACGGCAACGCCAAGAAGAACCCCATCGCGCTCCTCCCCATGGACATCACCGTGGAGGACGTCATGAACTCCCGCAAGGTGGCCGACCCCCTCAAGGTGCTCGACTGCTCCCCGGTGACCGACGGGGCCTGCACCCTCATCCTGGCGGCGGAAAGGCAGGCCAAGAAACTCACCACCAACAAGAAGAGGGTGTGGATGAAGGGCGTGGGCCACTGCTCCGACGCCTTCCGCCTGGGGGACCGCGACCTCGCCGACATGCGAGCCCTGAAGAAGGCCGCCAAGCGCGCCTACGAGATGGCGGGCATCTCCGACCCCCTCAAGGAGATCGATTTCGCCGAGGTCTACGACGCCTTCTCCTACATGGAGCCGCTGTGGCTGGAGGGGCTGGGGATCTGCGATGACGGCAAGGGCTGCGAGTACCTGGAGCGCGGCTGGTTCAACGCCGACGGAAAATTCCCGGTGAACGTCTCCGGCGGGCGCCTCTCCGCCAATCCCGTGCAGTCCGCGGGCCTCTATGCCATGGCCGAAGCGGTGCTGCAGCTTCGCGGCGAGGCGGGCGAGCGCCAGCTCGACGGCGTGGAGACCGCGCTGGTGCACGGCATCAACGGCATGTGCGGGCAGTCGCACTGTGTCTGGGTGCTGGGGAGATAA
- a CDS encoding AMP-binding protein: MSSREGHSMTDFRHFYDDILASFARYPAIIHGDEVITYRELDERTNRLAHAMLELGIKRDHNVGIAEYNTPAFLEVVAAAFKVTARAVTLNFKFKEWELKHVIEDAGMETVFFNEDIADRMVNLRPELPGVKNYVIIGERRVEGMLNYSEIVRGRPSTAPTPPWPEFSGDDVVVLMYTGGTTGYPKGVIYTHDQVLSAPLEAMIRNFAGGLRDLSKAPPQVFKGIEKTLRIPGAARTLPWLLSREATRRALIVVGKKAGPFIIKAPDPLIRAILFLNARLTGGKVRMLLASPMMHAWAYNHALIGMIGGFTSILLPSKSFEVSEMISAIEKHRANVLVAVGDGQCRPFADELDRAAAEGKRYDLGSLLVVLSSGMALSVDVKRRLLEHLPQLIILDVLASTEGHYISVTPYTAADRELEKTVFRVSDMVKVITEDGREARPGEIGEVAVAREHQGSSGYYGDAEKTARTYRKVGGKTYIFTGDMASVDEKGHIHLIGRGSGCINTGGEKVFPEEVEEVLNRHPAVELSGVTSVPHPRWGEAVTAVIQLKPGEQADEEEIKAWCKEYLADYKAPKYVLFVDELPRLITGKVHYREIKQLVQEKF, translated from the coding sequence TTGAGTTCGAGGGAGGGACATTCCATGACCGATTTCCGGCATTTCTACGATGACATACTCGCGTCTTTCGCCAGGTACCCCGCTATCATCCATGGAGATGAGGTCATCACCTACAGGGAGCTGGATGAGCGCACCAACCGCCTCGCCCACGCCATGCTGGAACTGGGGATTAAACGCGACCACAACGTGGGCATAGCGGAATATAACACCCCCGCGTTCCTGGAGGTGGTGGCTGCCGCCTTCAAGGTGACCGCGCGTGCCGTGACCCTGAACTTCAAGTTCAAGGAATGGGAACTCAAGCATGTCATAGAGGACGCAGGCATGGAGACGGTGTTCTTCAACGAGGACATAGCCGACCGCATGGTGAACCTGCGCCCTGAGCTGCCGGGGGTGAAGAACTACGTCATCATCGGCGAGCGCCGTGTCGAGGGCATGCTCAACTATTCCGAGATCGTACGGGGTAGGCCGTCCACTGCCCCCACCCCGCCATGGCCAGAGTTCAGCGGCGACGACGTGGTGGTGCTCATGTACACCGGGGGCACAACCGGGTATCCGAAAGGAGTGATCTACACCCATGACCAGGTGTTAAGCGCGCCACTCGAGGCGATGATCCGCAATTTCGCGGGCGGACTGAGAGACCTCTCCAAGGCACCACCCCAGGTCTTCAAGGGCATCGAGAAGACCCTGAGAATCCCCGGCGCCGCGCGCACCCTCCCTTGGCTGCTCTCGCGTGAGGCCACCCGCAGGGCGCTGATAGTCGTGGGCAAGAAGGCAGGCCCCTTCATCATCAAGGCCCCGGACCCCCTGATCAGGGCGATACTCTTCCTCAACGCCAGGCTCACGGGAGGGAAGGTGAGGATGCTGTTGGCCAGCCCCATGATGCACGCCTGGGCCTACAACCACGCCCTCATCGGCATGATCGGAGGTTTCACCAGCATCCTCCTGCCCTCCAAGAGCTTCGAGGTCTCGGAGATGATCTCGGCCATAGAGAAGCACCGCGCCAACGTGCTGGTGGCGGTGGGCGACGGGCAGTGCCGGCCCTTTGCCGATGAGCTCGACCGCGCCGCCGCCGAGGGGAAGCGTTACGACCTGGGTTCTCTCCTGGTTGTGCTCTCCAGCGGCATGGCACTCTCCGTAGACGTGAAGCGAAGGCTGCTCGAGCACCTCCCACAGCTCATCATCCTGGACGTGCTGGCCTCAACGGAGGGGCATTACATCTCCGTCACTCCCTACACCGCCGCGGACCGTGAGCTGGAGAAGACCGTCTTCAGGGTGAGCGACATGGTCAAGGTCATAACCGAGGATGGGAGGGAGGCCCGGCCGGGCGAGATCGGGGAGGTGGCGGTAGCCCGCGAGCACCAGGGCTCCTCGGGATATTACGGCGACGCCGAGAAGACGGCGCGCACCTACCGCAAGGTGGGCGGCAAGACCTACATCTTCACCGGCGACATGGCCTCAGTGGACGAGAAAGGACACATACACCTCATAGGCAGGGGATCCGGCTGTATCAACACTGGGGGCGAGAAGGTGTTCCCTGAGGAGGTGGAGGAGGTGCTCAACCGCCACCCCGCGGTGGAGCTCTCGGGTGTCACCAGCGTTCCCCATCCCCGCTGGGGAGAGGCGGTCACGGCGGTGATACAGTTAAAGCCGGGGGAACAGGCCGACGAGGAGGAGATAAAGGCGTGGTGCAAAGAGTATCTGGCTGATTACAAGGCCCCCAAATACGTGCTCTTCGTGGACGAGCTGCCGCGCCTGATCACCGGCAAGGTACATTACCGCGAGATCAAGCAGTTGGTACAGGAGAAATTCTAG
- a CDS encoding 3-hydroxyacyl-CoA dehydrogenase: MGIENVFVVGAGFMGHGIAQVSALAGYRVTLCDVSEEALRAGTENIRSSLRKLVSKGRVDEERAGRALELISTTTELGEASRADLVIEAVPESLSLKVEVFRVLDGICPPHALLGTNTSAIPISSLAAATSRPERVVGVHFFGPVPLMRLVEIIRGLLTSQETMESADAWARSLGKETVLVQKDHAGFVANRVNIPSSIEAVRMVDEGLATPEEIDRSTGGFEAGVGPLQIMDNAGLEVAFSAALAIYEDTRDPSFLPPPLLRRMVAAGLLGRKSGRGFYDYASGKRESYMLPAPRRGPGERGDSQGLLMRFLLPGILEAIRVVEAGVAEAEDVDRASRLGFNLPMGQLEMADNLGLDTVLAEASRLYEETKSPAFLPPPLLRRMVTMGSDLRSSTH, encoded by the coding sequence ATGGGCATAGAGAACGTCTTCGTGGTGGGAGCGGGCTTCATGGGACACGGCATCGCCCAGGTCTCGGCGTTGGCCGGTTACCGCGTGACTCTCTGCGACGTCAGCGAAGAGGCCCTGCGGGCGGGAACGGAAAACATCCGAAGCTCGCTGCGGAAGCTAGTGTCCAAGGGAAGGGTGGATGAGGAGCGTGCGGGTCGCGCCCTGGAGCTCATCTCCACCACCACCGAACTGGGCGAGGCTTCCAGGGCGGACCTGGTCATCGAGGCGGTGCCCGAGAGCCTCTCCCTCAAGGTGGAGGTCTTCCGCGTCCTGGACGGCATCTGTCCTCCGCATGCCCTCCTGGGCACCAACACCTCGGCCATCCCCATCTCCTCCCTGGCCGCCGCGACCTCCCGGCCGGAGCGGGTGGTTGGGGTGCATTTCTTCGGGCCGGTGCCGCTCATGCGCCTGGTGGAGATCATCCGTGGCCTACTCACCTCGCAGGAGACCATGGAATCCGCCGACGCCTGGGCGCGCAGCCTGGGTAAGGAGACGGTGTTGGTACAGAAGGACCACGCCGGTTTCGTGGCCAACCGCGTGAATATCCCCTCCTCCATAGAGGCGGTGCGCATGGTGGACGAGGGCCTGGCGACGCCAGAGGAGATAGACCGTTCCACGGGAGGCTTCGAGGCCGGGGTAGGCCCGTTGCAGATCATGGATAACGCCGGACTGGAGGTGGCTTTCAGCGCCGCCTTGGCCATCTACGAGGACACGCGCGACCCCAGTTTCCTACCCCCTCCCCTGCTGCGGCGCATGGTGGCCGCGGGCCTGCTGGGACGCAAGAGCGGCCGCGGCTTCTACGACTACGCAAGCGGGAAGAGGGAGAGCTACATGCTCCCCGCGCCCAGGCGCGGCCCCGGGGAGAGAGGTGACTCCCAGGGTCTCCTGATGCGCTTCTTGCTTCCCGGCATCCTGGAGGCGATAAGGGTGGTGGAAGCTGGGGTAGCGGAAGCTGAGGACGTGGACAGGGCCTCCCGCCTGGGGTTCAACCTGCCCATGGGGCAGCTGGAGATGGCCGACAACCTGGGGCTGGACACGGTGCTCGCGGAGGCCTCGCGCCTGTACGAAGAGACGAAGAGCCCCGCGTTCCTCCCCCCTCCCCTGCTGCGGCGCATGGTAACCATGGGGTCAGATCTTCGATCTTCGACACATTGA
- a CDS encoding thiolase family protein: protein MGKRVGIIGVGQTHHAAKRLDASGVELIAEAVSRALDDAQLTIKDIDAIVIGNMDHFENINYVDMWAVDGLGACMKPVFKVTTGGTTGTTVGACGYYHVASGLFDVVLAVGWEKNSESDTQAAISTCANPTLERDPFAGAIGPLATEYSMYMKAFGATEEDAAMVAARDRNNALRNPYAHSRQAVTVEDVLNSPMLSYPIKFLDMCPRSDGSCAVIFACEEKAKKLCPKPAWVHASVVRHDYTHFGDLEWKFMPTLERASAAAYKLAGITNPLKEFDVAELYIPASTCGVKWMDSLWFCEHGGAPALIRKGTFEMDGELPINPSGGVISTNPIGATALIRIGEAAWQIMGRAGERQVEGAKKALATGFGGCSWSDVMILGADLP, encoded by the coding sequence ATGGGTAAAAGAGTAGGCATCATCGGAGTAGGCCAGACCCACCACGCCGCCAAGCGCCTGGATGCCTCCGGCGTCGAGCTCATCGCCGAGGCCGTGTCCCGGGCTCTGGACGACGCGCAGCTCACCATCAAGGACATCGACGCCATCGTCATCGGCAACATGGACCACTTCGAGAACATCAACTACGTGGACATGTGGGCGGTGGACGGGCTTGGAGCATGCATGAAGCCGGTGTTCAAGGTGACCACCGGCGGGACCACCGGTACCACCGTGGGCGCTTGCGGCTACTACCACGTCGCCAGCGGCCTCTTCGACGTGGTCTTGGCGGTGGGCTGGGAGAAGAACTCGGAGTCCGACACCCAAGCCGCCATCTCGACCTGCGCCAACCCCACCCTTGAGAGGGACCCCTTCGCGGGAGCTATCGGCCCCCTGGCCACCGAGTACTCCATGTACATGAAGGCCTTCGGTGCCACCGAGGAGGACGCGGCCATGGTGGCGGCGCGCGACCGCAACAACGCCCTGCGCAACCCCTACGCGCATTCGCGCCAGGCGGTGACGGTGGAGGACGTGCTCAACTCACCAATGCTCTCCTACCCCATCAAGTTCCTGGACATGTGCCCGCGCTCCGACGGCTCCTGCGCGGTGATCTTCGCCTGCGAGGAGAAGGCCAAGAAGCTCTGCCCTAAACCGGCATGGGTGCACGCCTCGGTGGTTCGACACGACTACACCCACTTCGGGGACCTGGAGTGGAAGTTCATGCCCACCCTGGAGAGGGCGTCGGCTGCGGCCTACAAGCTGGCGGGGATAACCAACCCGCTCAAGGAATTCGACGTGGCCGAGCTCTACATCCCCGCCTCCACCTGCGGGGTGAAGTGGATGGACTCCCTGTGGTTCTGCGAGCACGGCGGCGCTCCCGCCCTCATCCGCAAGGGCACCTTCGAGATGGACGGCGAGCTGCCCATCAACCCCTCCGGCGGGGTCATCTCCACCAACCCCATCGGCGCCACCGCCCTCATCCGCATCGGAGAGGCCGCCTGGCAGATCATGGGAAGGGCCGGCGAGCGCCAGGTTGAGGGCGCCAAAAAAGCGCTGGCCACGGGGTTCGGCGGCTGCAGCTGGTCGGACGTGATGATCCTGGGCGCGGACCTGCCATAG
- a CDS encoding OB-fold domain-containing protein has translation MGLYEDKRKRTHTPEGYELLTHESGHLEYDFHWHLGYYWSKFLAELRDNKRFMGVKCPECGWVYMPPRQVCGKCYVEMNEWVEVGPEGVLEGFTIVRFPYIDANNGGMKQVPFTSIWVTLDGANTRMMHFCNVYDEKELEVGMRMRAVWAENRTGSIHDVEYFEIIK, from the coding sequence ATGGGACTTTACGAAGACAAGCGCAAGCGCACCCATACCCCCGAGGGCTACGAGCTCCTCACCCACGAGTCCGGCCACCTGGAGTACGACTTCCACTGGCACCTCGGGTATTATTGGAGCAAGTTCCTGGCTGAGCTGCGGGACAACAAGCGCTTCATGGGCGTGAAATGCCCGGAGTGCGGCTGGGTGTATATGCCTCCCCGCCAGGTCTGCGGCAAGTGCTACGTGGAGATGAACGAGTGGGTGGAAGTGGGACCCGAGGGCGTCCTCGAGGGCTTCACCATCGTGCGCTTCCCCTATATAGACGCCAACAACGGCGGCATGAAGCAGGTCCCCTTCACCTCCATATGGGTGACCCTGGACGGCGCCAACACGCGCATGATGCACTTCTGCAACGTCTACGACGAGAAAGAGCTGGAGGTGGGGATGCGCATGCGCGCCGTGTGGGCGGAGAACCGCACCGGCAGCATCCACGACGTGGAGTACTTCGAGATTATCAAGTAG
- a CDS encoding DUF1670 domain-containing protein: protein MTPLSVPSPGYLSDLIGEWEREHGAVLPRRGTVHDLGPSLTHKAAICRKAVLEGKQTPEIARETHHSPASVDRYLLDLERVAYAMLKHGMSLGEICFTTQMSEGLVRQYAQLVTELGLSESSPYRKEVGAKLPIDSRSATTNAQRTQHTR, encoded by the coding sequence GTGACCCCATTATCTGTACCGAGCCCCGGCTACCTCTCCGACCTCATAGGCGAGTGGGAGCGCGAGCACGGGGCGGTGCTGCCGCGCCGGGGCACCGTGCACGACCTCGGGCCCTCGCTTACCCACAAGGCGGCCATCTGCCGCAAGGCCGTGCTGGAGGGCAAGCAGACCCCGGAGATCGCCCGGGAGACCCACCACAGCCCGGCCAGCGTGGACCGCTACCTGCTGGACCTGGAGCGGGTGGCCTACGCCATGCTCAAGCACGGCATGAGCCTGGGCGAGATATGCTTCACCACCCAGATGTCCGAGGGTCTGGTCCGCCAGTATGCCCAGCTCGTTACCGAACTCGGGCTCTCGGAATCAAGCCCTTACCGAAAGGAGGTGGGCGCCAAACTTCCCATTGATTCAAGGTCCGCAACGACCAATGCCCAGCGGACCCAGCATACCCGATAG
- a CDS encoding MBL fold metallo-hydrolase, with amino-acid sequence MACSAAIAGEVAGSRIVTIRTATANCYLVLGPRPYLVDTNTPKAKTRIMRALDAGGLKVEDLEYIIITHHHYDHTGCLAELKRLSGARVASGAGDAPVITGDQEPPGPGDISPAGRLLRRLPASWLQSYQRFERCAVDLELVDGQEIEELGLEVLELPGHTEGGIALYSRSERLAFIGDMVSNIMGRLGPPFLSFSYDKAAILASMRRLASLDLDYAYPGHGAVIGPDAGSRIGELADKLARRW; translated from the coding sequence ATGGCTTGCAGTGCCGCCATCGCGGGGGAGGTGGCCGGATCGCGGATCGTGACCATCCGGACCGCCACCGCCAACTGTTACCTGGTGTTGGGTCCGAGGCCTTACCTCGTGGACACCAACACCCCCAAGGCGAAGACGAGGATAATGCGCGCCCTGGACGCCGGCGGTCTCAAAGTGGAGGACCTGGAATACATCATCATAACCCACCACCATTACGACCACACCGGCTGCCTGGCGGAGCTCAAGCGCCTCTCGGGTGCGCGGGTGGCCTCGGGGGCAGGGGACGCCCCGGTGATCACGGGTGACCAGGAGCCGCCGGGTCCGGGAGATATCAGCCCTGCGGGAAGGCTGCTGCGGAGGCTGCCCGCCTCCTGGCTGCAGAGCTATCAGCGTTTCGAGAGATGCGCGGTGGACCTGGAGCTAGTGGACGGCCAGGAGATCGAGGAGCTCGGCCTGGAGGTTCTGGAGCTCCCGGGGCACACCGAGGGAGGCATCGCCCTCTACAGCCGCTCCGAGAGGCTGGCCTTCATCGGGGACATGGTGAGCAACATCATGGGCCGTCTCGGCCCGCCCTTCCTCTCCTTCAGCTATGATAAGGCGGCCATCCTCGCCTCCATGCGGCGCCTGGCGTCACTCGACCTGGACTATGCCTATCCCGGGCACGGCGCGGTCATCGGCCCCGACGCCGGGTCGAGGATCGGTGAGCTGGCCGATAAGCTCGCCCGCAGATGGTAG
- a CDS encoding 4Fe-4S binding protein gives MCEFCEKHGQGNRWYLNPENFSEKMMEDPQRVKTLEKVAGWGIDYYIDFTSRMTRLVNLPVIGKAVKAAINRMAPNEHGGQVVSLEDSLALLEYARDFVLLPCACRKLVGNRDDMVCLNFGPVKELQRRHMPQGPMEEITLEEAKEVVRRSEERGHFHQVLYAKVPFPICICNCDARYCTSLKQRWANNVEAAIYKGHEVCVVDRLLCRYCEEPVCVSRCAFGALHYDPEAGRVHVHAGDCFGCGLCRGVCPRGALSLAGRETVPAAAGRW, from the coding sequence ATGTGCGAGTTCTGCGAGAAACACGGCCAGGGCAACCGCTGGTACCTCAATCCCGAGAACTTCTCCGAGAAGATGATGGAGGATCCCCAGCGCGTGAAGACCCTGGAGAAGGTGGCGGGCTGGGGGATCGATTACTACATCGACTTCACCTCCCGCATGACCCGGCTGGTCAACCTGCCGGTGATCGGCAAGGCGGTGAAGGCGGCCATCAACCGCATGGCCCCCAACGAGCACGGCGGGCAGGTGGTCTCCCTCGAGGATTCCCTCGCGCTGCTGGAATACGCCCGGGATTTCGTGCTCCTGCCCTGCGCCTGCCGCAAGTTGGTGGGGAACCGGGACGACATGGTATGTCTCAACTTCGGTCCGGTGAAGGAACTGCAGAGGCGCCACATGCCCCAGGGACCCATGGAGGAGATCACCCTGGAAGAGGCCAAGGAAGTGGTACGGCGCAGCGAGGAGCGTGGCCATTTCCACCAGGTGCTTTACGCCAAGGTCCCCTTCCCCATCTGCATCTGCAACTGCGACGCGCGCTACTGCACCTCGCTCAAGCAGCGCTGGGCCAATAACGTAGAGGCGGCTATCTACAAGGGCCACGAGGTCTGCGTGGTGGATCGCTTGCTATGCCGCTATTGCGAGGAACCCGTCTGCGTCTCCCGCTGTGCCTTCGGAGCCCTGCACTACGATCCCGAGGCTGGACGGGTGCACGTGCACGCGGGGGACTGCTTCGGATGCGGCCTGTGCCGCGGCGTCTGCCCGCGCGGAGCCCTGTCCCTGGCGGGACGAGAGACCGTTCCTGCGGCGGCGGGGAGGTGGTAA
- a CDS encoding Zn-ribbon domain-containing OB-fold protein yields the protein MSDWKDDVEILVHEGKISVPYSWTVGSTLSRFYCELRDNGKIWANRCPSCGTTFVPPKIKCINCYEEPHDWVELPGTGTVETYTVVRYEEPSMHPRKAPFVYGVIKMDGADTGIVHFIGDVDPEQVKVGMRVEAVLEDEREGNILDIRHFRPLA from the coding sequence TTGTCTGATTGGAAGGACGATGTGGAGATACTGGTCCACGAGGGCAAGATCAGCGTCCCTTATTCCTGGACGGTGGGAAGCACGCTCAGCCGCTTCTACTGCGAACTGCGGGACAACGGCAAGATCTGGGCCAACCGCTGTCCGAGCTGCGGGACGACCTTCGTTCCCCCGAAGATCAAGTGCATAAACTGTTACGAGGAGCCGCACGACTGGGTGGAGCTCCCGGGCACGGGCACGGTGGAGACCTATACCGTGGTGCGCTATGAAGAGCCGTCTATGCACCCCCGCAAGGCCCCCTTCGTGTACGGCGTGATCAAGATGGACGGCGCCGACACCGGCATAGTCCACTTTATCGGAGACGTGGACCCGGAACAGGTCAAGGTGGGCATGCGCGTGGAGGCGGTACTCGAGGATGAGCGCGAGGGCAACATCCTCGACATCAGGCATTTCCGTCCCCTGGCATAG